The following DNA comes from Leishmania mexicana MHOM/GT/2001/U1103 complete genome, chromosome 1.
acacacgcgcacgtctATCCATCTGTATGTGTgcagtgggagggggggcatcAGAACAGAGGGTGGTGGCAACTTCTCCTCGCCTGCCCACGCATGCCTGTGCGCCTGCACTTGCGGCAGGCTCCCTGTTACACCCGTCATGTAAACACTTTGCGCgggcacacaggcacacgtcCACGGCGATCATCTTCATTGTTTCGCGCACCTCTCTTGCTGctcgccgccgatgccgctgcctcgtgACTCCCTCACAGTGAAGCGCACCTCAACACTCCCCAGCCAcgctcgtgcagctgcgctacCGAAACACAGTAAGCCGAAAGCGTATCTCGGATACGTTGACGACGAGCTCCCCCGCCTCCATGCCGTCGTCTTTCTGCCCTACCCCCGCAACCgaatgcgtgtgtgcatgcgtgtgcacgcatcaccccccccccacatgcacacacagagacagagggatGCACCAGAGGCCCGGTCGATGATGACGGCGATGCACCGACTCGCTTCACGCCCTCCCGTGTAACTCCCCCGCATGcgctcctcccctccccttcccccccccctctcaccacacacacacacacgcacgataACAGTATGTCGTTGTGATCTGTATGACGCTCTGTCCACATTCGATCCGCATCCCTCGCTCCTCCCACGGTCCTTTGAAAGCCTACCCCTGCTCCCTCGCtcctgcgcacgcacgcaccgcgcgCAGAGCTTCCTCGCCAACCTGGTGCGTGCCTCCCTGCATCCTGTGTTGTTTCGCCCGTTCtcgggagaggaggagtaGGAGGGGAGGTACTTCGTCGGCTGCTCTCGCCTTCTTTTGTGAaaagcccccccccaccccaccccccacacacacaccgcgcgGTGGACGCGTTGCCGCTCTtgtgctcgccgccgcgtcttGTGCACTTGGAGCGGGACGTTGCAAGGTCCGTCTGTCACCGCCGCGTCTCTCACTTTCTCTTGCTGCGGTAGTGAGTGTGTGGCACGCCAtagtcccccccccaccaccaccacaccacaccacacctgTACATGCGCCGACAGGTACACGGCACGCGCGCGATGGAGTCGAATGTTACCATCACCACGAAGCCGTACAAGCCGGCGGCGTCCATCTATGATGCGTGGAgggagacgctgctgccctttcTCGTCCCGGCGATGGTGCTCAGCGCCTGGCCCATGATCATGCTCGTCCGAGATAGGAATCGCGTCCCGGTCAAGCTGCTCACGATCGCCGCGCTCGTCTCGCTGGCCGACGGCTTCcttggcagctgcgccttccCGCTGCAACATCAgtacgccttctccctctccgcgaACTCGGCCTTCTTCTATGCAGGCACCGTCACCTACTGGCTTGTCGGCGCAGTCCTGGGTCCGCTGATGGAGATGTGGGGGTGTCGGCGCTCCTGCATGGCGCTGGCCATCGtgggcgctgctggtgcatgGGGTAGTGGGCAGAGCAtcgctctcctcgtcctctgtGGCCGCATtgccagcgcagcggccacgTCTGGTCTCTCGACGTGGGTCGAGTGCGCGCTCTACCACGAGGCGCGCGGGCACCAtgccccctccgccgccgccgccgccggcgatgaCAAGGGCATGGTGGACGGCAACGGTGGTGAGGCGCTCACCGGTAGCGGTGCGCTCACAATCCTCCATCAGATACGGCCTGCCATGCTGCTGTTCTCCATGATCGCGTCGCAGCACGTGATGGTCGTGACGCCGGCGGTGTCGGTGGCGCCGTGttgggtggcgctgctgtgctaCCTCGGCGTGTTCGTCATTGCCTGGGGCCTTGCTGTGCTACCCGCAACCTCAGCTGCCGGATTGCCGTGGTGGACGGGACCGAACCCCTCTCACGtgaacggcggcggcaacggcgcacATGCGAAGAGCGCGAGCATGAAAGACGCGTCATCGAGCGGGTCGGGGTTGGAAGGAACGGTGGCCATGCTACTGCCGGGTGTGTCGCTGAGCTACTGCAGCGCGGGCGGCTCGCGACTGtcctcgccgcagcgcattCTGCGGCACTACGCGCACGCCTACGGCACCTCGATCCGGACACTGTGCATGCCGCGATATCTTGCCCGCCACATTGTGGACGTTGTCTtcggcgccgccttctttACGGGGTCGCTGCTGTGGGTGCCAACGCTAGAGCTGTACGATGACAGCATCCCGTTCGGCTTCGTGTTTGAGCTGTTCATGATCGCCACCTTCCTCGGCAGCACCTTCTCGCTTCCGGTGTgggccgtcggcggcgcagaggcggcgctggtggtcctcctcagcctcagcgAGCGCACGCTCTCCACCTCGCGCGACTACGCCATCCCAGTGACGATCATGCTCGGCGGCATCGTGCTGCACCTCACGCACGGCTGCGTCCTCACCATGGGCAGCTTGTGGCGCGCCGAGTACCCGACCTCTGGCGCCTCACTCACGCTCCTGTTCCTGCTCAAGGCCTGCACCGGCGTGCTTGGGTGGGTCTTCCTCAACGCCATCGACGGCAAATACATGGAGGACGCCTTCCTGTTTGAGGCGCAGTGGATGTGGGTGCTGATGTGGGTggaggcagtggcgctgACGCAGTGCATCGTCGCGCGCATGGCTCCCGGTTGTGGCCGCCGCGCcaacggcggtgcggcgctggtgcagaAGCCGGATAGCGCCGGCGTCAAGGACCTCGGCAGCAACGGTGTAAAGGAAATggcggtgggaggggggccaACGGTGCGTCACCCGACCGACACGCTCACGTACGCGCCGTTcagcgaggcagaggcagcgaaAATGTAGACGCCGTCCTACTCGGCTGggcggcaggcgcggcggtggGACATCACGCGCAGACCGCCCGaagaggcgaggcgaggcgggtggggggtggaaggggggaagagtCGGCAGGGCTTCCTCGTTGTTGGGGGTTTCGGTGCACGGGCGAGCCGCAACGCGGAGGATGTTGGCAAGCGCCTTCACGCGAACAGCGGCTGGTTGTGCCGCTGAGGACGACAGGGATGGATGGCGCGCCTGTGCTGCCTGTGCACCGAAACCCCCAACAACGAGGAAGCCCTGCCGACTTttccccccttccacccccacccgcctcgcctcgcctcttCGGGCGGTCTGCGCGTGATGTCCCACCGCTGGTCATGCGCCGCGAACGCCTTTCATTCCGCGTTGCGTAACGCGGAGGGCTATGGGCCCATTGCAGCGCGCCGGtggagtgtgcgtgtgtgcgtgtgtgtgtgtgtgtgtgtgtgtgtcccccTTTCTATGTGTCTTTTACATTGTTCTCTCTTTTTATTTTCGGGACGTTGatgtcgtcgctgtcggtTGTGGGACGGAGGATCGGTGCTTGTATTCGCCCCAAGAGACTCTCTCATGGCAGTGATCCTTTCTctttggtggtggtggttggtCCCGCACGTGCTTGCCCTCTGACCCcaacgccccccccccccacgcgcGCGGTGGCACCCTTCACGAGCACACCCCagacacccccccccccacacacacacactagaGTGCTGAGTGGGCTGCGTGCGTCGGCGATGTGTCGCGAGTTCGGGGACCGACGCGCCTTCCATCTTTCGCCTTCACCCCGCCCCCTTctaaatatatatatatatacttaTGTGTCCATACAGAGAGTGTCTCTTGCATCTCCTCGTCGACAGACGCccgcacgcatacacgcgacccgtgcgccgcctctctgtagacgtgcgtgcgtgtgtgtggacgaAGCTCGGCcgcgcgaggtggagcgCGTGCCGCCGAACTTGTGAGCAGAAGTCGATCATCGTCCAGACAAGGCGGATCACGGGTGATGACGTACACACACCGGACAAAAAGGTGCTgagaggagtgggggaggggaagccgAAGGCGGGAGGTATCGGGCTGTGCGTTGCACGGtgccgcgcatgcgtgcgcatgtgaaTGGGGCGGAaaccctcctctccccctcttcacgCCCTCTACTCCTTCCGCCTTCGCACAGaccacgcatgcgcgcgggCGCGGAGTGGTGCAGCCGTGCCGTCCCGCCAAGCACGAAGCGCGtccccctcacacaccgTGCGCAGAAGGCGAGGCATCGCGCGACTGGACTACCCCGCGCGCTTTctgggagaggagggagggggtgggggagaacGTTGATCAGCTGATCGTCCAAGCTACTCGAGGGGGAACTCAAGCGCCACGCGGCAACGCTCTTCCGTAGCAGGGGCGCACCACTCATGCTCccggggggtggggggttcACCGCAGTCTACGGGGGCAGACGTGTGGCAGATCGCGGCAACAGATGTGCCTGTCATCTGGCAAGCCATGGCTGAGATCAGGACGAGCATGGGCGGGGGTCGCCAAGCGCTTGCGCcaccgcggtggtggaggccAACAATGCtcgccgcaacagcagcttcCTGTTCCGGCGCGGCGCCCTCCGCACGCCGGCTTGCCACTGTACCTCGCTGCAAAGGCCGGGTGCTCCACATGGAAGGGAGGCCCCCGATACGTGGGGGACAGTGTCAAGCGGATCGGTGGGCGCAGGAGCGGGCCACGACACAGAGTGACTGCGAAACCGCGCGAGGCTATGGTGTAGGGATGTGTACGCGGTCGCAGCTCAGCGGGCGGCCCGGACGGAGGCGCCGGATGACGACTCGAGAACCGAGACGGCCCCAACGCAGGGCCGGAGAGCCGTGGAGGAGCCAGCCGCCAGCAAGGGTTCCGGACATGCATGTCGTGGTCGCCGTCCGTGATGGCACAAGAGCTGGCGGGGAGTGGAGGCCCGGTGATGCGCGTCGCACGGGGCCACGGCTCATCGTTTTTTCTGGGGGACCGTGTCAGTGCAGCGGACTCGACCCGCTCCGAAAGGGGGCGCACAAACCTCATCCCCACCACACCATCTCCTCGGCACAGCGCCGTGCACGGCATGGCCGCTGATGTCCGTAGCCCTAACTCGCGCTCTGGCggggcggcaccaccacccaaccacccccccccacttaCGCCACAGATGCTTGACCCTGGGTCGCCACCACAGGTGGTTCGGCATGGACCGGGATGGCGGAGggatagggagggagggcgggagggaggggtgccCTGCAGCCTCCAGTTTacctccacgcacacacccgctggctcgctcgcgcgcacagacaccttCGTctccgtcccctccccccccccccacaaaCCCGCCTCAAACTTTCTTGCCgtccctgccccctcccctcacctcaGTCCCTCTCGCTATCTGTCTGATCCTCGCCGTATATTAGCCACAGCACTCCTGCACCGGCACGCACTGCCGCGatcaccaccgcctccgcccaccttgcccaccgcctctccgccgcgcTGGTCTTCCTGTGTTTGCCTGGAAGACTCGCCGGCTCGCACGCCCGTCTCTCTTTTCGGatttctcccccccccctcccctccccccacccccctttcATCATTCCCCCGTGGCAGACGGCACCCCATGCCGCGGACGATCATCACTGACCACAaggccacgccgccgccgacgccgtgcGTCACCATTGACAAGGAGACCGATGTGTTCATCATCACCGACATGCAGGTCGACTTCTTGGCACCTGGCGGGTCTCTCCGTGTAACGGGAGGTGAAGCGCTGCTGGATGGCATCAACGCCGTGTCTTCCCAGTTGCCGTTCCGCTACCAAATCGCCACGCAGGACTGGCATCCGGAGAATCATTGTTCCTTCGTCACCCAGGGCGGGCTGTGGCCCCCGCACTGTGTGCAGGGCTCGGAGGGAGCGCAGCTTCACCCAGAGCTCAGCACACAACACATCAACGCCGTTATACGCAAAGGTGCCTCGCAGGATGTGGACAGCTACTCGGCCTTCGAGGATGAGAACGGGGTGTCGACGGGCCTGGCGGGGCTGCTGCACTCCATCGGCGCTCGccgcgtgtttgtgtgcgggGTGGCCTTCGATTTCTGTGTCTTCTTCACCGCAATGGACGCGCAAAGGTATGGATTCAGCgttgtgctgctggaggactTGACGGCCGCCGtggacgacgcggcgcgccCGGTGCGAACAGCGGAGCTAATAGAGGCCGGTGTCGTGCTGCTGAAGAGTTCCGCACTCATGGCGTAAGGCGCACAGACGTAAGCAAGCGCAAAGGGCTCGGGAGACAGAGCGAGCAGGAAAGACGCGGTAACGACGCGCTAGTGCGCGcggtgtgcacacacacacacacagagaggtggcactgctgcgcccccccccccaccaccaccaccaccgccactgcgcaTGCAGACAAAGTCTGTATAGGCAGACGCACCGATGCCGCTCGTCTGGGGtagccatcaccgccaccatcaccatcacccgCTCTTCTCCTGGGGCGACCCGTTATTCTCACTTTCTTTATTTTTCGTGTAACCGTGTGCCCATCAAGGCATCGGCgacaccctctcccccccttctcctctcccaccctctccctccccccttcccccccccctccgttGGCGCGGGCAAAGGAAAGgcacggcgacgacggtggcTGACAGCGAAGACATTAACTATTCCTACTTCTACTTACGCCCTGCggccgcacccacacgcacagcaaggggcgagagcgcgcacatgcgcagacGCGGGCGGAGGTTTTCCTCTTACCCCTTTTTAACCCTTTTCTCGCGTACGCGCAGACAACGTCGAGCGACAACGTGAAGGCGCTACGAGCAAAACATATATCTCTCCCCATTTATCTATTTAtttatatatttatatatttatatatcCAAAACCTCACCCCCGGAAGAAAGCAAGCGCGCGCATCACTTGGGTGCGAGATCGTCCGCCGcgcgcgggggagggggggcgatCGATGCGctctcgcacgcacagccTCCGCGTATTGCggtctcgctctcccccacctccacccccgcGCCTGTCTTGCTGGTATCGTGGGAGATGAACGGCAGAGAAACCATGGGAGAACGCGTGTgcctggtgtgtgtgtgtgtgtgtgtgtgagacGGAAGCCCTGTCGGATGCTCTTGGCCCTTGCTTATCGACGGCACATGAGAGCACgcatgacacacacacacacactcactcgGGAGCAATCGAAAGCACGTGGTGGAATGTGAGGGTAACGCGTGGCAGTCACGAAGAGCAAGTCGCACCTAATTAGCGACTCTGTGCAGCCTGCGTCTGCGCCCTTCCGCCAgcacccccaccgccacctttctcttctccttttcctttctgcCGCTGTGATGATGCtcacctctcctccgccgtctctcctccccgaAAAAATAACAATAACAACAACAAACGATCACCTTCGGTGCGCCTCCCCACATCACACATCGcggccctccccctccatcacCCGCGCAGGAGAACAGTGAAGCAACAAGCAAGCACAACACAAACAGAAGAACaatcgcagcagcagaaggggAGGCATCGTCAcgccacggcacaccgcACCACGCCATCTCCCCCCNNNNNNNNNNNNNNNNNNNNNNNNNNNNNNNNNNNNNNNNNNNNNNNNNNNNNNNNNNNNNNNNNNNNNNNNNNNNNNNNNNNNNNNNNNNNNNNNNNNNGTTCCTTCGTCACCCAGGGCGGGCTGTGGCCCCCGCACTGTGTGCAGGGCTCGGAGGGAGCGCAGCTTCACCCAGAGCTCAGCACACAACACATCAACGCCGTTATACGCAAAGGTGCCTCGCAGGATGTGGACAGCTACTCGGCCTTCGAGGATGAGAACGGGGTGTCGACGGGCCTGGCGGGGCTGCTGCACTCCATCGGCGCTCGccgcgtgtttgtgtgcgggGTGGCCTTCGATTTCTGTGTCTTCTTCACCGCAATGGACGCGCAAAGGTATGGATTCAGCgttgtgctgctggaggactTGACGGCCGCCGtggacgacgcggcgcgccCGGTGCGAACAGCGGAGCTAATAGAGGCCGGTGTCGTGCTGCTGAAGAGTTCCGCACTCATGGCGTAAGGCGCACAGACGTAAGCAAGCGCAAAGGGCTCGGGAGACAGAGCGAGCAGGAAAGACGCGCTAGTGCGCGcggtgtgcacacacacacacacacagagaggtggcactgctgcgccccccccccccaccatcaccaccaccaccgccactgcgcaTGCAGACAAAGTCTGTATAGGCAGACGCACCGATGCCGCTCGTCTGGGGtagccatcaccgccaccatcaccatcacccgCTCTTCTCCTGGGGCGACCCGTTATTCTCACTTTCTTTATTTTTCGTGTAACCGTGTGCCCATCAAGGCATCGGCgacaccctctcccccccttctcctctcccaccctctccctccccccttgcaCNTCNTACNCCNNGAANACCTCCTTCTGCCGGTCGCGGGTCAGTCGCGTGAGGTCGCCCTCCCGCTCAAACATGCCAACGCCATCGCTGtcgaggcggctgccgagCCACGCCTTCAACGGCatctgcagcaccgcgcgcaTGTGGGGCGGCACAAGGTACAACCTCTTCTCACGGTAGACGAGCAGGTAGCGGTGGCCGTCTACCTTCCGGCGGATGCCGTAGCGACTCTTGATGGCGTTGATGCGGCCCTTGTCCTTCATTTCCTTCTCCGAGAAGGGCACGAGGTCGGTGCTGCCCGGGAACTGCGAGCCGCGGTTGTTCACGCAGCGGAAGAGGTACATGAGCACCTCGCTGTACTCCTTGNNNNNNNNNNNNNNNNNNNNNNNNNNNNNNNNNNNNNNNNNNNNNNNNNNNNNNNNNNNNNNNNNNNNNNNNNNNNNNNNNNNNNNNNNNNNNNNNNNNNTCCCCCAcacatcccccctccccctccccctacccctTCCCCCATTCGTTGTTGTTACTCCGTCCCCCTAacgcctcttctcccctgTAGTCAGGTCCTATTACAAGCGCCCAAAAAGACgccgacaacgacgacgacgaagagcgAGAGCCGGCAACGACACGAAAGACCccacctctgcctccgcctccctccagCCGTCGCTCTTCTCCCACTCTAACGACTTTTTCGCCCGttctcgtgcgtgtgcgcgtgcgtgtgcctccgacaccccaccgccaccgccaaccctcctccctcccccctcccccttttcccttctCGGAGTTGTGCCGTTCTGCCTTCACTGTGGTCTTCCTTCCTCTTGctcgctcagcagcagcagcagcctcttctccgccccGTTGGTGCCGGCGAggtccacacacacacacacacaccatcaccatcaccccccccgccactccctccccgccaTCTCCCTCTttgtcccctccctctgcgtgcgtgcatgcgtgtgcgtgtttgtgtgcgtgcatgcgtgtgtgcaccgtGACGCGTTGTGGTCGCTGCTGAAGACGGAAGGAGAAGTACGAGCAACCCGCGTCCCTACACACACGACAccacgcagcaccgtcgcggAACGGAAAATACACGTGTACAAGCGATACAAAAGGCTGAGGCAACGGAGgcagggtggagggggagcagTCTTTCCATGTCAGACCTAGCCGCTGATGCGGGGAAGCCCCCGCaccagcaacggcagcagtcATCCCAGGCGAAACCGCCCGTGTCGGCCGAGACGCGGCTGAACGCGAATGCCAAGTCCTTTACGCCGTCTGCCACCggggcaccaccaccaccaccgccgccgactgtcaccaccactcctgctgctggtgctgcggccCCTGCGCATCCACCCGCCAAGCAGCCACCGCCAACGCGCCACGCAGGCACTAAGACACCACCGGCCGGAGCAGGCACGAAGGGGTCGCCAGCGAGTGGTGCCCAGGCTCTTCCACCGCCAGCCCCGCATCTTCCGCCGGCGCAGTCAGCTGGAAAGAAAGgcatgatgatgatgatgccaccgccgcctaGGTTCCCGGAGATGGCGGGCATGATCCCGGGCATGCCGCCGCCAATGCCGGGAGCTGCGTCTACTGGAGGCATGATGTCCGCAGGCTTCCTGCcgccccccccgcccccgccgccagTGATGATGCCGCCACCCAACGGGATGATGTTCCAGCAGCCCGGCACGCCGGGAGGAatgccgcaccaccaccaccatcccgCAGGCATGgccacgccgcagcagcacttAGCTtcacagcaccagcagcagcatggcATGATGCCCATgtggatgccgccgccacctacgcaccagcaccagcaccagcagacGGGCATGATGATGCCCATGAACAGCATGATGCCGATGCCGATGCCCATGTCCATCCCCATGCCCATGGGTGCTGCCTCTTCCCCAATGCCGCCgggccagcgcagcagcggcccacagcagcacccgccgcagcagccgggcATGATGATGCCCTTCTATCCACCGCCGCAGGCCCCACACGGGACGATGCCGCCCATGGCGAGCatgccgcctccagcgccgggCATGGGTATGCCacgcgcaccccctcccacccccgggGCCGCACCAGGTGGTGCGATGATCCCGCCACAGGCAGCGGGGGCcgcagcgactgcggcgatgatggcccctcccccgcaccACTCGTACATGCACCCGCACCCGGGCAGCAACACCGCCAGTGGCGCCAACGCGGTCGCCCCGACCAGCAGCATCAACAGTGCCCGCAACAGCCACAACAACACCCAGAACCACATCAATACCGGTatgcaggcggcggcaagcAGGCCCGCCTCCATgatgccaccaccgcccccacccccgccaccgatgatgatgatgaacCACACCGGAAACACCATgatgccaccaccgccaccgccaccgccgatgccgctgccgctgccgctaccGCCGCCGACCGTCGCGGCGAACGCGCGCGTGAGCGTCGGCAACGCCACGTTGGCTGCACTGAACTCGAAGGAGCCGCCAAAGTTCtcgtgtgtgctgctgtccgGCATCCCGGCTGTTGGCAAGACGACGCTCGGCCGTGAGCTCGTGAATAGCCTCAAGACCGACGGCATGGGCTGGGCCTTCTTCAGCGGTGCCGACTTCCTCACCGAGCAGCAGGGCAAGCGCTCCATCTGGGAGACGACGAAGGACGTTTTCGACGCGCTCAGCAGCCGCCTGgacgagctgctggagaGGCAGCACAAGGACCGCAACATCAAGGGCCTTGTCATTGACAAGAACTGCAAGGGCATCGAGGATGTCTACTACCTgagtgcgctgctgctgtccaaGAGTATTCCGTTCGTGGGCATTGTAGGCATGGAGTGCGCGGAGGACGACGTGCTCGTGAGGCGCATGGGCGGCGACGACTACCTCAAGGAGAAGCTCAAGTTTCACCGTGTCATTCATGCTCGCATCGTTAGCCTTGCCAAGAGCGCGGGCATGTACCGCTACGTCGACGCCACCAAgagcaaggaggaggtggtgcagaTGTTGCGCACGATGgtgctcggctgctgcgcgcagccgccggcGCGAAGTATCGGCAACCACCAGTACGACGATTCCCGCGCCAACATCATGGTGGACGACTACAAGGAGTACAGCGAGGTGCTCACGCACCTCTTCCGCTGCGTGAACAACCGCGGCTCGCAGTTCCCGGGCAGCACCGACCTCGTGCCCTTCTCGGAGAAGGAAATGAAGGACAAGGGCCGCATCAACGCCATCAAGAGTCGCTACGGCATCCGCCGGAAGGTAGACGGCCACCGCTACCTGCTCGTCTACCGTGAGAAGAGGTTGTACCTTGTGCCGCCCCACAtgcgcgcggtgctgcagatGCCGTTGAAGGCGTGGctcggcagccgcctcgaCAGCGATGGCGTTGGCATGTTTGTGCTGGAGGGCGACCTCACGCGACTGACCCGCGACCGGCAGAAGGAGGTTTTCCTGGTGTACGACGCCCACTACTGGagcgatgcggtgcagccgAGCAGCAACAAGATGATTCGCATGACGTTCTCCGAGCGGCAGGCCTTCCTCGCCGCGAACATGTGCAGCGAATCGAAGGCGTTCTTTGCGCAGGACGGCGTCGAGTGCGTCGTCGTGCACCAGCCGACGCAGAAGATGTCGGAGGCGGTCGACATGCTCGACTCGGAGGAGTACCCAAGCGACGGTCTCGTCTTCCAGGCTGTCAACCCGATCCACCGCAGCGACCATGTCTTTGTGTGGCAGCAGCCGTCCTGCATGACTGTCGACTTCCGCGTTGGGCAGCTCCTCGACACACGCCAGCCGCCGGAGACGGACGCCGACGGAATTCCGACCTCCATGAAGGTCACCACGAGTGACCTTCGCCGCAACGCGAGCGGCACCGTatcaccgcagcagcaacagcagcagcagcagcagcagcagctgacaGCGCGCCGCGGCAACGTCGACGCCTTCAGCGACCATCCCATTCGCACCTTCATGCTTGAGGTGTACGACAAGACGGAGAAGATGTACGTGCAGTACGAGAACGCCACGGTCGACGTGCGCCACCCCGACGTGGTGGAGGGCTGCATCGTGACGTGCAGCCTCGTGGACGGCATCCCGC
Coding sequences within:
- a CDS encoding alpha/beta-hydrolase-like protein; this translates as MPRTIITDHKATPPPTPCVTIDKETDVFIITDMQVDFLAPGGSLRVTGGEALLDGINAVSSQLPFRYQIATQDWHPENHCSFVTQGGLWPPHCVQGSEGAQLHPELSTQHINAVIRKGASQDVDSYSAFEDENGVSTGLAGLLHSIGARRVFVCGVAFDFCVFFTAMDAQRYGFSVVLLEDLTAAVDDAARPVRTAELIEAGVVLLKSSALMA